In uncultured Methanobacterium sp., a genomic segment contains:
- a CDS encoding ABC transporter permease — MAELEGIYTIWLRENKRFLRYRSRILTSVVTPLLWLLIFGTGLGSAIRFGNMAGGYQAFIFPGIIAQTILFTSVFSGLSVIQDRQFGFLKEILVAPISRPSIVLGKAIGISTTALIQGIILLFLSFVVSVPMTIPILLESIGVIILIALGLSGMGLLIASFTDSMEGFNLIMSFIVMPIFLLSGALFPITGLPSWLQVAVYINPLTYGVDALRSIILHQSVLPLYISVVVVAIFAVLMILISALIFSKKEQSLM, encoded by the coding sequence ATGGCAGAACTTGAGGGAATTTACACCATCTGGCTCAGGGAAAACAAAAGATTCCTCCGCTACCGCTCACGTATACTAACTTCAGTGGTAACACCCCTCTTGTGGCTACTGATATTCGGAACAGGGTTAGGTTCAGCCATAAGATTTGGTAATATGGCTGGAGGATACCAGGCATTCATATTCCCTGGAATCATTGCCCAGACCATCCTTTTCACTTCAGTGTTTTCAGGACTTTCCGTGATACAGGACAGGCAGTTTGGATTCCTGAAGGAGATACTGGTGGCCCCCATATCCAGGCCTTCAATTGTCCTGGGAAAAGCCATTGGAATCAGCACCACAGCCCTTATCCAGGGAATAATATTGTTGTTTTTATCCTTTGTGGTCAGTGTACCTATGACCATTCCCATTCTCCTGGAATCCATAGGGGTTATAATCCTCATTGCATTAGGTCTATCAGGCATGGGACTTTTGATAGCATCCTTCACCGATAGTATGGAAGGGTTCAACCTCATAATGAGCTTCATTGTAATGCCCATATTCCTATTAAGTGGAGCATTGTTCCCCATAACTGGACTTCCCAGCTGGTTACAAGTAGCAGTCTATATCAATCCCTTAACTTATGGGGTGGATGCACTGAGGAGTATAATTCTGCATCAATCAGTACTTCCATTGTACATAAGTGTTGTTGTGGTTGCTATCTTTGCAGTGCTGATGATCCTGATATCCGCCTTAATATTCAGCAAAAAAGAGCAGAGTTTGATGTAA
- a CDS encoding ATP-binding cassette domain-containing protein, which produces MEYIIETHDISKKYDDFTAVNGVNLKVPKNSVYGVLGPNGAGKTTLISMLCTILHPTGGTATVNGYDVTKNPKEVRESIGIVFQSRALDDILTGREHLEMHASLYGVPKEVRESRIEEILDLIALGPKADEFVKTYSGGMKRRLEIGRGLIHRPKVLFLDEPTLGLDPQTRESIWEYIQELNQNQEVSVLMTTHYMEEADKLCDEIAIINKGQIITADSPKNLKRELKADTITMQVDKLEEFTEKVEKLDFVKETYVMDSEIKLLVERGENLVAELVNFANDNNIFVYSIELEHPNLEDVFLKYTGRTIQGEG; this is translated from the coding sequence ATGGAATACATTATCGAAACCCATGATATATCCAAAAAATATGATGATTTCACCGCAGTTAACGGGGTGAATCTTAAAGTGCCTAAGAATAGTGTTTATGGAGTTTTAGGACCTAACGGTGCGGGTAAAACCACGTTAATATCTATGCTGTGCACCATCCTGCACCCCACTGGTGGAACAGCCACAGTTAATGGGTACGATGTTACCAAAAACCCCAAAGAGGTCCGGGAATCTATTGGTATTGTTTTCCAGTCTAGGGCACTGGATGATATCCTCACTGGCCGTGAACACCTGGAAATGCATGCTTCACTATATGGAGTTCCCAAAGAGGTAAGGGAAAGCCGTATAGAAGAGATTTTGGACCTGATAGCCCTGGGTCCCAAGGCCGATGAATTTGTTAAAACTTACTCGGGTGGTATGAAACGCAGACTGGAAATCGGTCGGGGTTTGATACACCGTCCTAAGGTTCTTTTCCTGGATGAACCCACTCTAGGGCTGGATCCACAGACCCGGGAAAGTATATGGGAATATATTCAGGAACTGAATCAGAACCAGGAGGTTTCGGTTTTGATGACCACTCATTACATGGAAGAAGCGGACAAACTGTGTGATGAAATAGCCATAATCAACAAGGGCCAGATCATAACTGCAGATTCACCTAAAAACTTGAAAAGGGAGTTAAAGGCGGATACCATCACCATGCAGGTGGATAAACTGGAAGAATTCACTGAAAAGGTGGAAAAACTGGATTTTGTTAAGGAGACCTATGTAATGGACTCTGAGATCAAACTACTGGTGGAACGTGGTGAGAACCTGGTGGCAGAGCTGGTGAACTTTGCCAATGACAATAACATTTTCGTCTATTCCATAGAACTGGAACACCCTAACCTGGAGGATGTATTCCTTAAATATACCGGTAGGACCATTCAGGGGGAGGGATAG
- a CDS encoding MBL fold metallo-hydrolase — translation MVKLIKSKGIAHHSYFIGVGGRAVVVDPRRDVDIYIHLAESSGLDITHIFETHRNEDYVIGSGELASATGAEIFHGKNLDFAYGTPISDRYKFQLGSVELEVIETPGHTTESISLVLRDLSVSEDVQMVFTGDLIFAGETGRIDLYGSEKSHKMAGLLHDSIFNRILSLGDPVILCPAHGAGSVCGADIREQDYTTIGYERNTNPQLQCTSKEEFIKMKVAEELYNPPYFKKMEFYNQNGAPIQGRIPYLKPIPPKILKEMRNSGVCILDVRKPTSFAGAHISDSLNIWREGVPAFAGWFLSYEDPIVVVDDQNHGLDEVRQALFRLGFDNIYGYLEGGFPSWYLHAEQIDSINLLSVHQLKQKLERSKEMREGLPENVEKLKKNSEEDFFLLDVRKIDDRRKDYIEGSHHIYVGDLPERIQEVPHDLPVVVYCDSGYKSTTACSYLKKNGYTELSTVLGSMTAWKKAGYPVVKA, via the coding sequence ATGGTTAAACTGATTAAATCAAAGGGAATAGCCCATCATTCTTATTTTATTGGAGTCGGTGGTCGGGCAGTTGTGGTTGATCCTCGCCGGGACGTGGATATCTACATTCATCTGGCAGAATCCTCTGGACTGGATATAACCCACATCTTTGAAACCCATCGTAATGAGGATTATGTCATTGGTTCTGGGGAGCTAGCTAGTGCCACCGGAGCAGAGATATTCCATGGTAAAAACCTGGACTTTGCCTACGGAACTCCGATAAGTGACCGGTACAAATTCCAGTTGGGAAGTGTTGAACTGGAGGTTATTGAAACACCAGGACACACCACTGAAAGCATATCTCTGGTTTTAAGAGATTTAAGTGTGTCTGAGGATGTTCAGATGGTTTTCACTGGTGATTTGATCTTTGCAGGGGAAACTGGGCGTATTGATCTTTATGGGTCCGAGAAAAGTCATAAAATGGCAGGATTATTACACGATAGTATTTTTAACAGGATACTGTCCCTTGGTGACCCGGTGATCCTCTGCCCTGCTCATGGAGCTGGTTCAGTGTGCGGGGCGGATATAAGGGAGCAGGACTACACTACCATTGGTTATGAGAGGAATACCAACCCGCAACTGCAGTGCACCAGTAAAGAAGAATTCATCAAGATGAAGGTAGCTGAAGAGCTTTACAACCCACCCTACTTTAAGAAAATGGAATTCTACAATCAGAATGGGGCCCCAATACAGGGCAGGATTCCTTATTTAAAACCCATTCCTCCTAAAATTCTGAAAGAAATGAGGAATAGTGGAGTGTGTATCCTGGATGTTCGCAAACCAACCAGTTTTGCTGGAGCTCATATATCTGATAGTTTGAACATCTGGAGGGAGGGTGTTCCTGCATTTGCTGGCTGGTTTTTGAGTTACGAAGACCCTATTGTTGTGGTTGATGACCAGAACCATGGTTTGGATGAGGTCCGTCAAGCCCTTTTCAGACTGGGTTTTGATAATATTTACGGCTACTTGGAGGGTGGTTTTCCCAGTTGGTACCTTCACGCAGAGCAAATTGACTCCATAAATTTGTTGAGTGTGCACCAGTTGAAACAAAAACTGGAAAGGTCAAAAGAAATGAGGGAAGGACTACCAGAAAATGTAGAAAAGTTAAAGAAAAATTCAGAAGAGGATTTTTTCTTACTGGACGTGCGTAAAATAGATGACCGCAGAAAGGATTACATTGAAGGATCTCACCACATCTACGTTGGCGACCTACCCGAAAGAATTCAAGAAGTGCCTCATGATCTTCCAGTGGTTGTTTACTGTGATTCTGGTTATAAATCCACCACTGCCTGCAGTTATTTGAAGAAAAATGGTTACACTGAACTGAGCACTGTCCTGGGCAGTATGACTGCATGGAAAAAAGCAGGTTACCCTGTTGTGAAAGCTTGA
- a CDS encoding pyridoxamine 5'-phosphate oxidase family protein translates to MILDVQKIPAMERKEYDAFIANQYMSRIAFKGDYPYVAPFLYVFNGKFIYFLSTRYGKKMELSKRDPHIAVEIENYSSDMSDYRFVTLQGRINEVDNASEKLEVRQMFIELIRKNNLSPNILAALGHSPQDPLESLLKEETSTVWKLVDVHKIVALKSS, encoded by the coding sequence ATGATTTTGGACGTTCAAAAAATCCCTGCAATGGAAAGAAAAGAATATGATGCGTTTATCGCCAACCAGTACATGAGCAGAATCGCTTTTAAGGGAGATTATCCCTATGTTGCCCCATTTTTGTATGTTTTTAATGGGAAATTTATCTACTTCCTCAGTACCAGGTACGGTAAAAAGATGGAACTTAGCAAGAGAGACCCCCATATTGCAGTTGAGATCGAAAATTACAGTAGTGATATGTCAGACTATCGTTTTGTGACACTGCAGGGTCGGATAAATGAAGTGGATAATGCAAGTGAAAAACTGGAAGTTAGACAGATGTTCATAGAACTTATTAGGAAAAATAATCTCTCCCCAAATATACTGGCTGCCCTGGGACATTCCCCCCAAGACCCATTGGAATCCCTCTTAAAAGAAGAGACATCCACTGTATGGAAATTAGTGGATGTCCATAAAATTGTGGCACTTAAAAGTTCATGA
- a CDS encoding TspO/MBR family protein — MEGFKLNEIPKLIASVFIVFISGAVGTLATLPQITTWYAALAKPSWTPPNDWFGPIWTTIYILIGIALFLVWRQGLERRDVRFTIGIFAVQLLLNVLWSLVFFGLHSILGGFILICLLWIAILANMIAFYVLSKPAGLLFIPYIIWVSIASYLNYSVLLLN; from the coding sequence ATGGAAGGTTTTAAGTTAAATGAGATTCCGAAGTTAATTGCTTCAGTATTCATAGTTTTCATTTCCGGTGCAGTGGGAACCCTAGCCACTCTTCCACAGATTACCACATGGTATGCTGCCCTGGCTAAACCCAGCTGGACTCCACCTAATGATTGGTTCGGACCTATATGGACCACTATTTATATTCTTATTGGCATAGCTTTGTTCCTGGTGTGGAGGCAGGGTTTAGAAAGGCGTGATGTGAGGTTCACAATTGGAATATTCGCAGTGCAACTGTTATTAAACGTTCTATGGTCCTTGGTGTTTTTCGGATTGCACTCCATACTGGGTGGGTTCATACTGATCTGCTTACTCTGGATAGCCATACTGGCCAACATGATCGCATTCTACGTTCTATCCAAACCAGCAGGACTCCTGTTCATACCATACATAATCTGGGTGAGCATTGCCTCTTACCTGAACTACAGCGTGCTTCTGTTGAACTAG
- a CDS encoding HEAT repeat domain-containing protein — MKYYDLTKDERQRLVIKMENELMQDLKSNKNSHILQYSSNEDVYIRKNVSNILGKIYREQNLVKEKIIQVAVQLLENDDEKVRQTAVYILGEIGKQDADPVFDYIEIALEDPHHRVKNAVMSSLKVMGQKNPQPTLNFAKVFIHHPQPEVRKKVIHGIELRGRTHPEDVLPLLEELQDETNPAVRKMIIHVLGQISYKKGCLEKVTSALKTWKNKKLVENTILYILEVHENYPFSAMSPEEAKEYLKTNFSEYNIQL, encoded by the coding sequence ATGAAATATTATGACTTAACTAAGGATGAAAGGCAACGTCTTGTGATTAAAATGGAAAATGAATTAATGCAGGACTTGAAAAGTAACAAAAACAGCCACATCCTCCAGTACTCATCCAATGAAGATGTTTATATTCGAAAGAATGTTTCCAATATTTTAGGAAAAATTTACCGCGAACAGAACCTTGTCAAAGAAAAAATAATCCAAGTAGCAGTCCAACTCCTGGAAAATGATGATGAAAAGGTCAGACAGACTGCGGTATATATTTTAGGGGAGATTGGGAAACAGGATGCAGATCCAGTTTTTGATTACATTGAAATTGCCCTGGAAGACCCGCACCATAGGGTGAAAAATGCAGTAATGAGTTCTTTGAAAGTTATGGGTCAAAAAAATCCCCAACCAACCTTAAACTTTGCAAAGGTTTTCATTCACCACCCCCAACCTGAAGTGCGGAAAAAGGTGATTCACGGAATCGAACTTAGGGGTAGAACACATCCCGAGGATGTTCTGCCATTATTGGAGGAGTTACAGGATGAAACCAACCCCGCGGTACGGAAGATGATAATCCATGTTCTGGGACAGATAAGTTATAAAAAAGGGTGTTTGGAGAAGGTGACTTCTGCACTTAAAACCTGGAAAAACAAAAAACTAGTGGAAAATACCATCCTTTACATACTGGAAGTGCATGAAAATTATCCGTTCAGTGCCATGAGCCCTGAAGAAGCAAAAGAATATTTAAAAACAAATTTTAGTGAATACAATATTCAGCTCTAA
- a CDS encoding PAS domain S-box protein, which translates to MANILLVEDEMVEAMNIKRSLQSMGYDVVAIASYGEEAVEKAQKLKPDLILMDIILKGSMDGIAAANAISKLGIPVIYITALPDDVTVNRALISAPYGYLIKPFNTRKLKISIEVALYKKQMENKLKKSQDNYYQTIFENTSSATIIIEENKLISLVNMEFSALTGYIKEEIEGRMKWTDFFAPEDRLQMEEYHNLRRINPDYAPRNYEARLLVSDGAIRYVYLTVAMLPGNQKSMMSILDMTELRVSKKAIEESREKFKSIFENAAEAIILFNCQGIIIESNYKIEEIFGFKKEEIIGQNFMNIASLMGMDYDQTKIVFNHLISGHELEQIEWTIQNKNGKEVIFRVRPSIIKDKNSINGILLIMEDITELKTVENCLKNSLEEKEILLREIHHRVKNNLQIISSLLSLQRIQVEDKQTADILWECQGRVRTMAMIHENLYKSQDIGYINFRNYVEKLLYDIFNSYHADKGSINLNIQIESLKMDIETAMPCGLIINELATNSIKHAFPDRNGTIRIELKSDGEFYVLSFADDGIGLPEDANPKKSKKLGLMVVKTLVNQLNGLMEIERVNGTKFTIKFRELPYKTRL; encoded by the coding sequence TTGGCAAATATTCTCCTGGTAGAAGATGAAATGGTGGAAGCCATGAACATAAAAAGAAGCCTCCAATCAATGGGCTATGATGTGGTTGCCATTGCATCCTATGGTGAAGAAGCAGTCGAAAAAGCACAGAAATTAAAACCTGATCTTATTCTGATGGACATTATTTTGAAGGGTAGTATGGATGGGATAGCTGCTGCAAATGCTATTTCAAAACTAGGAATACCGGTTATATATATAACTGCTCTTCCTGATGATGTCACTGTTAATCGAGCTCTCATCAGTGCACCTTATGGTTATTTAATCAAACCATTTAATACTCGTAAATTAAAAATATCCATTGAAGTAGCTCTTTATAAAAAACAAATGGAAAATAAACTTAAAAAATCTCAGGATAATTATTACCAAACTATTTTTGAAAATACAAGTTCTGCCACCATAATTATTGAGGAAAATAAACTTATTTCCCTGGTTAATATGGAATTTTCTGCCTTAACTGGTTACATAAAGGAAGAAATTGAGGGTAGAATGAAGTGGACCGACTTTTTTGCCCCTGAAGACCGTTTGCAGATGGAGGAATATCACAATCTGCGAAGGATTAATCCAGATTACGCTCCAAGAAATTATGAAGCGAGACTACTTGTTAGTGATGGTGCTATCCGCTATGTTTATTTAACTGTGGCTATGTTACCGGGCAACCAGAAGAGTATGATGTCTATTTTAGATATGACTGAGTTAAGAGTATCTAAAAAAGCCATTGAAGAATCCCGAGAGAAGTTTAAAAGCATTTTTGAAAATGCCGCCGAGGCCATTATCCTTTTTAACTGTCAGGGGATTATTATAGAATCCAATTACAAGATCGAAGAGATATTTGGCTTTAAAAAGGAGGAAATCATAGGTCAAAATTTCATGAACATTGCATCCTTAATGGGAATGGATTACGACCAGACCAAGATAGTTTTCAACCATCTGATCTCCGGGCATGAATTAGAACAGATTGAATGGACCATACAAAATAAAAATGGGAAAGAAGTAATTTTCAGGGTTCGACCATCCATAATCAAAGATAAAAATAGTATAAATGGTATCTTGTTAATCATGGAAGACATAACTGAACTTAAAACTGTGGAAAATTGTCTTAAAAACTCTTTAGAAGAAAAAGAGATTTTGTTAAGGGAAATTCACCACAGGGTAAAGAACAATCTTCAGATTATCTCCAGCCTCCTGAGTTTGCAGCGTATTCAGGTGGAAGATAAACAAACTGCAGATATACTATGGGAGTGTCAGGGAAGAGTCAGGACCATGGCCATGATCCACGAAAACTTGTACAAATCACAGGATATTGGTTACATAAACTTCAGAAACTATGTTGAAAAGCTGTTATATGATATTTTTAATTCATACCATGCGGATAAAGGATCCATCAACTTAAACATACAAATTGAAAGTTTAAAGATGGATATTGAAACTGCCATGCCCTGCGGTCTTATCATCAATGAACTGGCAACCAACAGCATTAAACACGCTTTCCCAGACCGTAATGGTACTATTCGGATTGAGTTAAAATCAGATGGTGAGTTTTATGTTTTAAGTTTTGCTGATGATGGAATTGGCTTGCCAGAAGATGCTAATCCAAAGAAATCTAAAAAATTGGGTTTAATGGTTGTTAAAACGCTGGTAAATCAATTAAATGGTCTGATGGAAATTGAAAGGGTCAACGGTACGAAATTCACCATTAAATTCAGAGAATTACCTTACAAAACGAGGTTATAA
- a CDS encoding DUF134 domain-containing protein, producing the protein MARPRRLRKISEEPHIRCFKPERDDLDSMKPIEILIDEFEAIRLRDYHDIQQKRSAEIMGVSQPTFHRILTSARKKIANALINGNTIVIRGKDQLIRYKCDDCGFKWQHPLKEYKKCPDCGSARIILLKEEKDESSQDSEESLMDRKSYGGKGLGAGPPAVCKCPNCGYESPKTQGVPCSNTKCPECETPLCGNP; encoded by the coding sequence ATGGCAAGACCCCGTAGATTAAGAAAAATTTCGGAAGAACCCCATATACGGTGCTTCAAACCAGAAAGAGACGATTTAGACTCAATGAAACCTATAGAAATATTGATTGATGAATTTGAAGCAATCAGGCTAAGGGATTACCATGATATCCAACAGAAGAGATCTGCTGAAATAATGGGAGTGTCACAACCCACATTTCATCGTATATTAACTTCTGCCCGGAAAAAAATAGCCAATGCACTGATTAATGGGAATACTATTGTTATAAGAGGGAAAGACCAGTTAATACGCTACAAATGTGATGATTGTGGATTCAAATGGCAACATCCCCTTAAGGAATATAAAAAATGTCCAGACTGCGGATCTGCCCGTATCATCTTATTAAAAGAGGAGAAGGATGAGTCTTCTCAAGACTCTGAAGAATCTCTTATGGATAGAAAGTCTTACGGGGGAAAAGGACTTGGTGCAGGACCACCAGCAGTTTGTAAATGTCCAAATTGTGGTTATGAATCTCCAAAAACACAAGGAGTGCCCTGCAGCAATACCAAATGTCCCGAATGTGAAACCCCCCTTTGTGGGAACCCTTGA
- the atwA gene encoding methyl coenzyme M reductase system, component A2: MSFIEIKNINKTFNGVEVLKNLNINVEEGTILGILGKSGSGKSVLINMLRGMKDYKPNNGQIIYNIALCPECLAVEPPSKDGQSCKCGGQFEKREVDFWNCDRHIFTAIRRRISIMLQRTFALYEDETVIDNVLKSITEHDEEESTYMAIDLLELAQMTHRITHIARDLSGGEKQRVVLARQLAKEPMIFLADEPTGTLDPTTAEFIHQALIEGIKGQGLSMVITSHWPEVMRDLSDEVIWLDNGEIIQKGDPEQVVESFMEHVPQPQINKKFETGGPIIELQDVKKHYYSIDRGVVKAVDGVNLSVDEGEIYGVVGLSGAGKTTLSRLLYGLTDPSSGQIRVKLGDQWIDMTEKGPFGRGRVKPYLGILHQEYSLYPHRNVLGNLTEAISLELPAEFARIKALYVLNAVGFSEEYAEKILYKYHDELSGGERHRVALAQVLIKEPKIVILDEPTGTMDPITRVQVTDSIRKARKELNQTFLIISHDMDFVLDVCDRASIMRGGKILKTGLPSEVVEDLTSKEKTKMLKKGKT, encoded by the coding sequence ATGTCTTTCATCGAAATAAAAAACATTAACAAAACATTCAATGGCGTTGAAGTCCTGAAAAACTTGAACATTAATGTGGAAGAAGGAACAATATTAGGAATTTTAGGAAAGAGCGGTTCTGGAAAATCAGTTCTAATAAACATGCTTCGTGGAATGAAAGATTACAAGCCAAATAACGGTCAGATAATTTATAACATTGCACTGTGTCCTGAATGTCTTGCTGTGGAACCACCATCCAAAGACGGCCAGTCCTGTAAATGTGGAGGGCAATTTGAGAAGAGGGAAGTTGATTTTTGGAATTGTGACCGCCATATATTCACAGCTATCAGACGCCGTATCTCCATAATGCTTCAGAGAACCTTTGCACTGTATGAAGATGAAACTGTGATTGATAATGTTTTAAAATCAATCACTGAACATGATGAAGAAGAAAGCACTTACATGGCCATTGACCTCCTTGAACTGGCCCAGATGACTCATCGAATCACCCATATTGCTCGTGATTTGTCCGGTGGAGAAAAGCAGAGAGTGGTGCTGGCCAGGCAACTGGCCAAAGAACCCATGATATTCCTGGCAGACGAACCAACCGGTACTCTGGATCCAACTACGGCTGAATTCATACACCAGGCCCTTATTGAAGGTATCAAGGGTCAGGGTTTAAGTATGGTAATTACCTCCCACTGGCCAGAGGTAATGAGAGATCTTTCTGATGAGGTTATCTGGCTGGATAATGGTGAAATTATCCAGAAAGGAGATCCAGAGCAAGTTGTGGAAAGCTTCATGGAACACGTACCCCAACCCCAGATAAACAAAAAGTTTGAAACCGGTGGACCTATTATTGAGCTGCAAGATGTTAAAAAGCATTACTACTCCATTGATCGGGGAGTGGTTAAAGCAGTGGATGGTGTTAACCTCAGCGTGGATGAAGGGGAAATATACGGAGTGGTGGGTCTTTCTGGAGCAGGTAAAACTACCCTATCCAGACTGTTATATGGTCTCACTGATCCCAGCAGTGGCCAGATAAGGGTCAAACTGGGAGACCAGTGGATCGACATGACTGAAAAAGGTCCTTTCGGCAGGGGACGAGTAAAGCCATATTTAGGGATACTCCACCAGGAATACAGTCTGTACCCTCACCGTAACGTGTTGGGAAACCTGACCGAAGCCATCAGCCTGGAATTACCCGCAGAATTTGCCAGGATCAAAGCACTGTACGTTTTAAACGCAGTAGGGTTTAGTGAGGAATACGCTGAAAAGATCCTTTATAAATATCATGATGAACTGAGTGGAGGAGAACGCCACCGGGTGGCACTGGCCCAAGTACTAATTAAAGAACCTAAAATAGTTATTCTGGATGAACCAACCGGTACCATGGACCCTATTACCAGGGTTCAGGTTACAGATTCCATTAGAAAAGCACGAAAAGAGCTTAATCAAACTTTTCTCATAATATCACATGATATGGACTTTGTACTGGATGTTTGTGACCGGGCTTCCATTATGAGAGGTGGAAAAATCCTTAAAACAGGACTTCCATCGGAAGTGGTGGAAGACCTCACCAGTAAAGAGAAAACCAAGATGTTAAAAAAGGGTAAAACCTGA
- a CDS encoding LRR adjacent yields MIKKVKYKKLNIVLLLFILVIAVVVVLLWATGTSQKEISSNGTFEDQYVKFNYPTSLVAVQYTFENYTIVDFYNSNQTSTSNYVGNIRFSTGNLTNLKKVYPDGSSGQYNGYRTWQGENTNGPYIYILLSSADAPVKILQMDFKSEYKSAYKEIMNTLKIKKTPS; encoded by the coding sequence TTGATTAAAAAAGTAAAATACAAGAAACTTAACATCGTGTTATTGTTGTTTATTTTAGTGATTGCAGTGGTGGTTGTATTACTATGGGCAACTGGAACTTCCCAAAAGGAAATAAGCAGTAATGGGACTTTCGAAGACCAGTATGTAAAATTCAATTATCCTACTTCATTGGTGGCAGTGCAATACACCTTTGAAAATTACACCATAGTAGATTTCTATAACTCCAACCAAACCAGTACCAGTAACTACGTTGGGAACATCCGCTTTTCCACAGGTAACCTGACAAATTTGAAGAAAGTATACCCTGATGGTTCTTCAGGCCAGTATAATGGATACCGCACATGGCAAGGAGAAAATACCAATGGACCTTACATTTATATACTGTTATCCTCTGCGGATGCACCAGTTAAGATACTGCAGATGGATTTCAAATCAGAATATAAATCTGCCTACAAAGAGATCATGAACACCCTTAAAATAAAGAAAACCCCCTCATAA
- a CDS encoding DNA alkylation repair protein: MEYDEIIRKLEALSNPQDAEGMARFGINPQKTYAVRIPELRNIAKNAGKNHKLAAKLWEAGYRETRILACMIEDPKQVTTEQMDLWAAEFDYWEICDQCCMKLFRLTPFAYQKVFQWSESEEEFKKRAAFALIAVLAVHDKNAPDEKFEQFFPLIIKESIDDRTYVKKAVNWALRHIGKKNTSLNKKSIVVASEIKKMDSKSAKWIASDALRELKSEKVQERLYKRSHSM; this comes from the coding sequence ATGGAATATGATGAGATCATCCGGAAATTGGAAGCACTGTCAAACCCACAGGATGCGGAAGGAATGGCTCGTTTTGGGATCAACCCTCAAAAAACCTATGCAGTCCGCATTCCTGAACTTCGAAATATTGCTAAAAATGCAGGAAAAAATCACAAACTGGCAGCAAAATTATGGGAAGCGGGTTACCGTGAGACAAGGATCCTGGCCTGCATGATTGAGGATCCTAAACAGGTTACCACAGAACAGATGGATTTATGGGCTGCTGAATTTGATTATTGGGAGATATGTGACCAGTGCTGCATGAAACTATTCCGTCTGACACCATTTGCATATCAGAAAGTTTTCCAGTGGAGTGAAAGTGAGGAAGAGTTTAAAAAGAGGGCAGCATTTGCTTTAATCGCTGTGTTGGCAGTTCATGATAAGAATGCACCAGATGAAAAATTTGAACAATTTTTCCCATTAATAATTAAAGAATCAATTGATGATCGAACTTACGTTAAAAAAGCTGTTAATTGGGCTTTAAGACATATTGGGAAAAAGAACACTTCCTTAAACAAAAAATCAATCGTTGTTGCAAGTGAAATTAAGAAAATGGATTCAAAAAGTGCTAAATGGATAGCTTCCGATGCTTTAAGGGAACTTAAGAGTGAAAAAGTTCAGGAAAGATTATATAAACGATCACACTCAATGTGA